AAGTTTCTTAATTGTTGGGTTGCAGCTGCGAGTTTCTGCTGTTATGACCAATGCACCAGTAGTTTTGACGCTTGACTGTGACATGTACTCAAATGATCCCAAAACACCCCTCCGTGTGCTATGTTATGTATGTGACTCTGCAACTCGATCGGACTTGGCGTTCGTTCAGTTTCCTCAGCGTTTTCGCGGACTAAACAAGAATGACATATATGCTAGCGAGATCAAACGTTTGTTTGAGATAAATTTTCTGGGTTTCGATGGGTTAAGGGGTCCTAATTATGTTGGAACTGGAGCCTATTTTTTACGACGAGCATTCTTTGGTGACCCCTCAACTTTTATGTCACCTGAAATTCCTCAACTCCATCCAAACTATGCTGTGGATAAACCCATCAAGTCCCCGTCTATTCTATCATTGGCTCACCATGTAGCAGGCTGCAACTACGAGAAGCAAACCAACTGGGGATCCAAGGTTAGTGTTTCATTAGTCATGATCAGTAGAGTTTTCTGTTGTTGATGACTAAATCTTCTGGAATTGGTTCAAATGGGCAGATGGGTTTCCGATATGGATCATTGGTTGAAGACTACTACACAGGGTATCGGCTGCATTGTGAGGGATGGAGGTCCATATTTTGTCATCCTGAAAGGCCAGCATTTTATGGAGATGCACCAATAGCTCTTGTTGATTTGATAAACCAACACAAACGATGGGCCATCGGTCTTCTTGAGGTGGCCTTTTCAAGACTTAGCACCTTAACCTTTGGTATCCGCAGAATTGGCCTTATGGGTCTACCTTATGCTCATTATTCATGCTGGCCCTTCTGGTCCATCCCCGTCACTGTGTATGCGTTTCTCCCCCAGCTTGCTCTCCTCAAGGGAATCAGTCTCTTCCCAAAGGTTTCCGAACCATGGTTTCTCTTAtacttatttcttttcattggAGCCTATGCAAAAGATTGCCTAGAGTTTATATTAGAAGGTGCAACTTTCAGAAAATGGTGGAATGATCAGAGGATTTGGATGATAAGGGGACTAACATGTTTCCTTTTCGGGTTCGTCGAGTACTTACTCCAGAGCTTTGGCATTTCTGCATTGGGTTTCAATGTGACAAGCAAAGTACTTGATGATGAACAGAGCAAGAGATATGAGCAAGAAATCTTTGAGTTCGGAGTACCATCACCCATGTTTGTGTCACTGGCAACCGCAGCAATGGCTAACTTCTTCTCATTCTTTAAAGGGTTCTTAGACATTATCAGTGGAAACAATATGGAAGGACTGTTTTTACAGATGTTTTTAGCAGGATTTGCCATGGTGAATTGCTTGCCGATTTATGAAGCCATGTTCCTGAGAGATGACAAAGGGAAAATGCCTACCAGGATTACACTTATTTCAATATTTCTGGCAGGGACTCTTTATGCAGCagcttttctccttttttagggacaaaattaaagccttcttctgttttttgcttagtattttattttcaatgctGCAAAATTTTATCCTTTAGAAATAAACATTGGAAATCTATGTTCTCTTTGTCTATTAatgatactatatatatattctgaaaGAAGGTGGTATAATTACGATCTCTGTTTGGTGTTGCAGAGGAGCACATTACAATAATGCTaccataatatgaaaaatctcattattacaaaaaaaaaaaaaaaaaaaaaaaaaaaaacaaaacagaaacaaaattgAAGGAAGAATACACTACCTTTTGTAGAAAAATCTCCTTACTCGGATGTGTGAGAGGAAGGTTTCTACTTCATTAAGTGTAATTGGGTCTCTCTTACCCTAAAAACGAGCTCAACagatgaaacttttttttaCACTTATAATTAGTCTCTTTCTCAACTGATGTGGGACAATCTAACAACTTTTTTCTTACATATCAAGTCATTGGTTCTATGTTTCTCACAACTAATAATATGGACTTGACATTCCTCATAACTAACCATCTGGATGTGTAATAGGCTATTAGTTGGATCTTTATGTCAATAGGTCACTCTCTAAGACTCTTGGGTGGAGTTGTTGCAAAGGTTCTGATGTCTGATAGTTCTTATTAGACTTTTCTTACTTTTGAAGCTAGCAAAAGGGGTGAGTCTTCCCCTCACACTCACTCACTCACTAACTGAAACAACCCAACACTATTCCTTTAATGCCCACCAATAAAGGTGCTTTCAGAAATTTAGATATAAATTGATGAATCTTAAAGAATATGAATGTATTAAGCATACATTTATGGTGCAGAAATTGTGTATATTGTAGATCATCTTAGATACCCACTTGAGTTTTAGCATAAATTTGTTTCAACATTCATTTGTGAACAACTGTTGCTTCTTGATTAGATGAACCCCAAGAAGACAATCTTTCAGAGCTATTTAAAGAAGTACTTGCCATAGATGAGCCTTCAATTCGAACAACTAGCTGCCCTCTACATACATCAGCAATATCTGAAACTACCATCATCACCATCTAGTTGTTGTTGCAGTTGTTCTGAATGTATGTTCAGTTGATTATCGTTGGAGTCAGTGCCTTCTCACTCTTGTGATTCGGATTCAGTAGGTGTAGGTGGGTTGGAAAGCTTGGTTGGAGGAATGACTGAGGATCTACAAAGTGGACAAGTTGTGTTTGAATGAAGCCAGTGATGTATGCATTCAATATGAAATACATGTTTGCATAATGGAACTTGGAGCAACTCCTCTATGATCTCAAATTCTCCCAGACAAACACAGCACCTGTACAAGATTTCAACAGGTTAATTCTGTTCAACTTGTACTGTATAAGTATTTACACAGCCAGAAAATCTTGATAAAGTAGAAAAGAACAGATTCAATCGGTTGAGCTCTTCAAGCTCTGGCTCTTAGTTTCAAAGTAACAAGTCATGAATAGAATCCCCACTTCccaaaaaattcatcatttagtTCAGTTAAAGCTCCCAATCAATAAGAGCAGCCAACTAATATAACACAAGCATGTGTGCACATGTTGTAGGGTATGCTACATATATACCTCATTGATGTCTGCTATATTATTGAGAGACAGATTTGAAATGAGAAATACTTACTGTGAATCCCTTTTCCTTAGTCCTTCATCAAATAAGATTATTGGAAGCTTGTCTTTGATCTCTCTATCCCAACCCATCTGGCAAGGCTAAAACATTTTAACAGGAAAACATAGCATTAGATTTACTTGATGAGCAAAAACATTTGATGCTTTAActactttttgtttttgtgccTGTCGCTTGGCAAGAGTGAGAAGTCTTAGAGGA
This sequence is a window from Mangifera indica cultivar Alphonso chromosome 20, CATAS_Mindica_2.1, whole genome shotgun sequence. Protein-coding genes within it:
- the LOC123204076 gene encoding cellulose synthase-like protein G2, translating into MGSLKEYTGIGVSASKVLPLNTLHPLRRTFFNRVFSSVYFCAILALVYHHVQTLVNSQNLASFLVTVSLLLSDLVLAFMWVTSQSFHVRPVHRKEYPENLEKVMKPSDFPALDVFVCTADPYKEPPINVVNTALSVMAYDYPTEKLSVYVSDDGGSALTLFAFMEAAKFASHWLPFCREKNIMVRSPEVYFSTSNNCWCSETEKIKALYESMKFRVEHVVETGKVTDDYINGEEERQAFNKWTDGFTRQDHPTVIQVLSENKKDRDITGHLLPNLIYVSREKSKTSRHNFKAGALNTLLRVSAVMTNAPVVLTLDCDMYSNDPKTPLRVLCYVCDSATRSDLAFVQFPQRFRGLNKNDIYASEIKRLFEINFLGFDGLRGPNYVGTGAYFLRRAFFGDPSTFMSPEIPQLHPNYAVDKPIKSPSILSLAHHVAGCNYEKQTNWGSKMGFRYGSLVEDYYTGYRLHCEGWRSIFCHPERPAFYGDAPIALVDLINQHKRWAIGLLEVAFSRLSTLTFGIRRIGLMGLPYAHYSCWPFWSIPVTVYAFLPQLALLKGISLFPKVSEPWFLLYLFLFIGAYAKDCLEFILEGATFRKWWNDQRIWMIRGLTCFLFGFVEYLLQSFGISALGFNVTSKVLDDEQSKRYEQEIFEFGVPSPMFVSLATAAMANFFSFFKGFLDIISGNNMEGLFLQMFLAGFAMVNCLPIYEAMFLRDDKGKMPTRITLISIFLAGTLYAAAFLLF
- the LOC123204682 gene encoding probable E3 ubiquitin-protein ligase RHA4A: MGMPQSPQALQLKLYQAFIFAIPVLFSIILFLLFYLFYFKRRASSLSSVPILPTIKASNVFAHQPCQMGWDREIKDKLPIILFDEGLRKRDSQCCVCLGEFEIIEELLQVPLCKHVFHIECIHHWLHSNTTCPLCRSSVIPPTKLSNPPTPTESESQE